From one Triticum urartu cultivar G1812 chromosome 3, Tu2.1, whole genome shotgun sequence genomic stretch:
- the LOC125544889 gene encoding BTB/POZ domain and ankyrin repeat-containing protein NPR2-like, with the protein MEPSSSITFASSSSYLSNGSSPCSGALAPLPAADGWGGGGGGGGGGSSSSVEAVSLNRLSSNLERLLLDSELDCSDADVDVADGGPPIPVHRCILAVRSSFFHDLFRARGSRSDGAVTASASATGGGAGGDVNGRPQYKMEDLVPGGRVGREAFLAFMGYLYTGRLRPAPLDVVSCADLVCPHDSCPPAIRFAVELMYAAWTFRIPELMSLFQRRLMNFVDKTLAEDVLPILQVAFHSELTQVREKCVQRIARSDLDILSLDKELPPEIADEIKKIRQKSPPIDGDTIISDPVHEKRVRRIHRALDSDDVELVKLLLNESEITLDDANALHYAAAYCDSKVLTELLGLELANLNLKNSRGYTALHLAAMRREPAIIMCLLSKGAVASQLTDDGRLASNICRRLTRLKDYNAKMEQGQESNKDRMCIDILEREMMRNPMTAEDSVTSPLLADDLHMKLSYLENRVAFARLFFPAEAKVAMQIAQADVTPEVGGFSAASTSGKLREVDLNETPVTKNKRLRSRVDALAKTVELGRRYFPNCSQVLDKFLEDGLPDGLDAFQQQSGTPDEQQVKKMRFCEVKENVRKAYSKDTADNSMFSALSSNSSSSAMK; encoded by the exons ATGGAGCCGTCGTCGTCCATCACGTTCGCCTCCTCGTCGTCCTACCTGTCCAACGGCTCTAGCCCCTGCTCCGGCGCTCTGGCGCCGCTGCCCGCGGCGGACGGGTGGGGCGGGGGcggtggagggggagggggagggagcagcagcagcgtCGAGGCCGTGAGCCTGAATCGCCTCAGCAGCAACCTCGAGCGCCTCCTCCTCGATTCTGAACTCGACTGCAGCGACGCTGACGTCGACGTCGCGGACGGCGGTCCGCCCATCCCCGTCCACCGTTGCATCCTCGCCGTGCGCAGCTCCTTCTTCCACGACCTCTTCCGCGCCCGCGGGAGCCGCAGTGATGGGGCCGTCACTGCCTCTGCCTCCGCCACCGGAGGCGGAGCGGGAGGGGATGTGAACGGGAGGCCGCAGTACAAGATGGAGGACCTCGTCCCAGGTGGCCGTGTGGGCCGCGAGGCCTTCCTAGCGTTCATGGGGTACCTCTACACGGGCAGGCTCCGGCCGGCGCCGCTGGACGTGGTGTCATGTGCTGATCTTGTGTGCCCGCACGACTCGTGCCCGCCGGCTATCAGGTTCGCCGTCGAGCTCATGTACGCGGCTTGGACCTTCAGGATCCCCGAGCTCATGTCGCTGTTCCAG CGACGGCTTATGAACTTTGTTGACAAGACTCTCGCGGAAGACGTCCTACCTATTTtgcaagttgctttccactcggAGCTTACTCAAGTGCGTGAAAAATGTGTTCAAAGGATTGCAAGATCGGATCTTGATATTTTGTCTTTGGATAAGGAACTCCCTCCAGAAATTGCTGACGAGATAAAAAAGATCCGTCAGAAATCTCCGCCAATTGATGGTGACACCATCATTTCGGACCCTGTACACGAGAAAAGAGTAAGAAGAATCCACAGGGCACTGGATTCTGATGAtgttgaacttgtcaagttgctTCTTAATGAGTCTGAAATCACCCTCGACGACGCAAACGCATTGCATTATGCTGCAGCTTACTGCGATTCCAAAGTTCTTACAGAGTTGTTAGGCCTGGAACTTGCCAACTTGAATTTGAAGAACAGTCGTGGGTACACAGCACTCCACCTAGCTGCTATGAGGAGAGAACCAGCTATTATTATGTGTCTCTTAAGCAAAGGAGCAGTGGCGTCGCAATTGACAGATGACGGCCGCCTTGCAAGTAATATTTGTCGAAGGTTAACAAGACTAAAAGATTACAATGCGAAGATGGAGCAGGGCCAAGAGTCAAATAAAGATAGGATGTGCATTGACATCCTAGAGAGGGAGATGATGAGGAATCCTATGACAGCGGAAGATTCTGTCACCTCACCTTTATTGGCTGATGATCTTCACATGAAACTAAGCTACCTGGAAAACAGAG TCGCGTTCGCAAGACTGTTCTTCCCTGCTGAAGCGAAGGTTGCCATGCAAATTGCACAAGCAGACGTCACACCAGAAGTTGGTGGTTTTTCTGCAGCAAGTACTTCTGGTAAACTGAGGGAAGTCGATCTGAATGAGACGCCAGTAACAAAAAACAAAAGGCTGCGTTCAAGGGTGGATGCACTAGCGAAAACAG TGGAACTGGGCCGTCGGTACTTCCCAAACTGCTCGCAGGTGCTCGACAAATTCTTGGAAGATGGCCTGCCTGATGGCCTTGATGCGTTCCAGCAGCAAAGCGGCACCCCTGATGAGCAACAGGTGAAGAAGATGCGCTTCTGCGAGGTGAAGGAGAACGTGCGCAAAGCATACAGCAAAGACACGGCCGATAACAGCATGTTTTCGGCCCTGTCGTCAAACTCCTCGTCCTCGGCGATGAAGTGA